The following proteins are encoded in a genomic region of Primulina huaijiensis isolate GDHJ02 chromosome 3, ASM1229523v2, whole genome shotgun sequence:
- the LOC140974311 gene encoding zinc finger CCCH domain-containing protein 14-like codes for MHEDGVITSSKSLYILPPIQPSPLQVSPSPATNLGFRQILEHVSDFCVIGGLLLEISTEMQKENTLYDDLANSVAGKSSAVTPMMHFSRSNPFLSPRSTTFPNLNNSYSTLFGNYGSQSLSDAVPFDVALASADRQVRSSSSIMEFQQLYNRYTLCISQLQDSIEEVDALRRENDSLRICNTDLGRRLALITSRERLFSDLNCLNISSPVATSPAASIATPRPHIEHNHIEQRSTERVSLPKSIAVRSSGYLKMNRPCQETTRNKSVGQSSPESQRVYVPGSKKEEEALEFEVYNQGMLKTELCNKWQETGACPYGENCQFAHGIKELRPVIRHPRYKTEVCRMVLTGDICPYGHRCHFRHTLTEQEQLMAAASPQ; via the exons ATGCACGAAGATGGAGTAATCACATCTTCAAAAAGCCTTTATATTCTCCCGCCAATTCAACCATCTCCTCTACAAGTGTCTCCCTCTCCTGCAACAAATTTGGGGTTTCGGCAAATTCTCGAGCATGTAAGCGATTTTTGTGTAATCGGAGGTTTGTTGCTGGAAATTTCTACTGAAATGCAGAAGGAGAATACTCTGTACGATGATTTGGCGAACTCCGTCGCCGGAAAATCCTCCGCCGTTACGCCGATGATGCATTTCTCTCGGAGCAATCCGTTTCTGTCTCCTAGATCGACGACTTTCCCGAACCTCAATAACTCCTATTCGACGCTATTTGGGAACTACGGTTCGCAATCTCTCTCCGACGCGGTCCCTTTTGACGTCGCCCTAGCCTCCGCCGATCGTCAAGTGCGCAGTTCCAGCAGTATCATGGAGTTCCAGCAGCTCTACAACCGCTACACACTCTGTATCAGCCAGCTCCAAGATTCGATCGAGGAAGTTGACGCACTCCGCCGCGAGAATGACTCTCTCCGCATCTGCAACACTGATCTCGGCCGTCGTCTCGCCCTAATCACCTCTCGCGAACGCCTATTCTCTGACTTGAACTGCCTCAACATTTCCTCTCCCGTTGCCACTTCTCCTGCAGCTAGCATAGCCACTCCTCGACCTCATATCGAACACAATCACATCGAGCAAAGGAGTACCGAAAGAGTGTCTCTTCCGAAGAGCATCGCGGTGCGCTCCAGTGGATATCTTAAGATGAATCGCCCTTGTCAAGAGACGACTCGTAATAAATCAGTCGGCCAATCCAGCCCTGAATCG CAACGAGTATATGTACCAGGGtccaaaaaagaagaagaagcactAGAATTCGAGGTCTACAATCAAGGGATGCTCAAAACAGAGCTGTGCAACAAATGGCAGGAGACTGGGGCATGTCCTTACGGGGAGAACTGCCAATTCGCTCATGGAATCAAGGAATTACGTCCGGTGATCCGGCATCCACGCTACAAAACTGAGGTCTGCCGCATGGTGCTTACTGGAGACATCTGCCCATATGGTCACCGCTGCCACTTCCGCCACACTCTCACTGAACAGGAGCAGCTCATGGCAGCGGCATCACCACAGTGA
- the LOC140974310 gene encoding LEAF RUST 10 DISEASE-RESISTANCEUS RECEPTOR-LIKE PROTEIN KINASE-like 1.2 isoform X2 yields MIPSLRTRKPTKVMNPKVDRESFFMILVILLLSQIQGGICQADASYQTCSQPFRCANQQDMKYPFYGNDRPAYCGYPGFELDCQTDVPRITMKPLSYRVLSVDDNTHSLKVAREDLWNNICPDPLYNTTLNSDLFSFSSNSNDQNISLNYGCSGISSQTQPQPSEMPALFIFTCGQYGFSMISTPEAAVDLRRSLNCSSNIFVPVNQTAASVLARLLTGNTQLESGFSIQWSANNSNCQDCKDSGGVCGFNQNSESFACYCSNGTYPFTCSNTGNGKGNSSNNTGKIIGPALGGAALAGIIVGWLIFHSKEKRKKRIAGKSAQNTSKETSTHPSSKGLSAPNSTSFIRSIPSYPTSKSELGRGSTYFGAYLFSYAELEAATDNFDSSRELGDGGFGTVYYGNLPDGRAVAVKRLYENNVKRVDQFMNEVEILTKLRHQNLVTLYGCTSKRSRDLLLVYEYIPNGTVADHLHGNRSKSGLLSWQIRLKIAIETADALAYLHRSDIIHRDVKSNNVLLDNDFNVKVADFGLSRLFPADVTHVSTAPQGTPGYVDPEYYQCYQLTEKSDVYSFGVMLIELISSLQAVDTNRHRQDINLANMAINKIQNRNLSELVDASLGFETNSIVRRLVTLVAELAFRCLQQERDMRPSMGDVLEALRRIQNEDLNVDRVEIVDILVDDDTVLLKGAVDHPVSPDSVFKWNSSSTPDSSV; encoded by the exons ATGATCCCTTCCCTTCGAACAAGAAAACCAACGAAAGTGATGAACCCGAAAGTCGACCGAGAATCTTTCTTCATGATCCTTGTAATCCTCCTACTGTCACAAATCCAGGGTGGTATCTGTCAAGCTGATGCTTCGTACCAAACGTGCAGCCAACCATTTCGATGCGCCAACCAACAAGATATGAAATATCCCTTTTATGGAAATGATCGACCGGCGTATTGTGGATACCCAGGCTTCGAACTCGACTGCCAGACAGACGTTCCTCGGATCACCATGAAGCCACTATCGTATAGGGTATTGAGTGTCGATGACAATACGCACAGTCTCAAAGTAGCGAGAGAAGATTTATGGAACAACATTTGCCCAGACCCCCTCTACAACACCACCTTAAATTCCGATCTTTTCAGTTTTTCTTCAAATTCTAATGATCAGAATATCTCTCTGAACTATGGATGCAGCGGAATTTCGTCTCAGACTCAGCCACAGCCTTCGGAAATGCCAGCTTTATTTATATTCACTTGCGGCCAGTATGGCTTTTCCATGATTTCGACACCTGAAGCAGCTGTTGATCTGAGACGCTCTTTAAATTGTTCTAGCAATATCTTTGTTCCAGTGAACCAAACTGCAGCCAGCGTTTTAGCAAGGCTCTTGACGGGAAACACCCAGCTGGAAAGCGGGTTTTCGATACAGTGGTCGGCGAATAATAGCAACTGCCAGGATTGTAAGGACTCGGGTGGTGTGTGTGGGTTTAATCAAAATTCAGAATCTTTCGCTTGCTACTGCAGTAATGGAACTTATCCCTTTACTTGCAGTAACACTGGAAATGGAAAAG GAAATAGTTCGAATAACACAGGAAAGATAATTG GTCCAGCTCTAGGCGGTGCAGCTCTTGCTGGTATTATTGTTGGATGGTTAATTTTCCACTCTaaagagaagagaaaaaaaCGCATCGCAGGCAAATCTGCCCAAAATACTAGCAAAGAAACCAGCACTCACCCTTCAAGCAAAGGTCTCTCTGCTCCAAATTCAACAAGTTTCATCAGAAGCATCCCTTCATATCCAACATCAAAATCTGAACTTGGCAGGGGCAGTACTTACTTTGGTGCGTATCTCTTCAGCTATGCTGAACTTGAAGCAGCCACTGATAATTTTGATTCCTCTAGAGAACTTGGAGATGGAGGTTTTGGTACCGTATATTATG GGAATCTACCGGATGGCCGTGCTGTTGCAGTTAAACGTTTATACGAGAACAATGTGAAGCGAGTCGATCAGTTCATGAATGAAGTTGAGATTTTAACAAAGTTACGACACCAAAACCTTGTGACGCTATATGGATGCACATCCAAGCGAAGTCGGGACCTATTGCTAGTTTATGAATATATACCAAATGGAACAGTGGCTGATCATCTGCATGGAAATCGTTCCAAATCAGGGTTACTTTCTTGGCAGATTCGGTTGAAAATTGCTATTGAAACTGCAGATGCACTCGCTTATCTCCACAGATCAGACATCATTCATCGAGATGTGAAAAGCAACAACGTCCTTCTAGACAACGATTTCAATGTAAAAGTTGCTGATTTCGGTTTGTCAAGATTGTTCCCCGCTGATGTAACTCATGTGTCTACTGCCCCACAAGGAACGCCTGGCTATGTCGACCCTGAGTACTACCAGTGCTACCAACTCACCGAAAAAAGCGATGTCTATAGCTTTGGAGTGATGCTGATCGAACTTATATCGTCTTTACAAGCCGTGGATACCAATAGACACCGCCAGGATATCAACTTGGCCAACATGGCTATCAACAAGATTCAAAATCGTAACTTGAGCGAGTTGGTGGACGCAAGTCTTGGATTCGAGACAAATAGTATTGTGAGGAGGTTGGTCACACTGGTCGCAGAATTGGCTTTTCGGTGCTTACAACAAGAGAGGGATATGAGGCCCTCCATGGGAGACGTGCTCGAAGCTTTGAGAAGGATTCAGAACGAGGATTTGAACGTCGATAGGGTCGAAATAGTAGACATATTGGTGGACGACGATACAGTGCTTCTCAAGGGTGCCGTCGACCACCCTGTGTCGCCGGATTCAGTTTTCAAATGGAACAGCAGTTCAACTCCCGATTCTAGTGTGTGA
- the LOC140974310 gene encoding LEAF RUST 10 DISEASE-RESISTANCEUS RECEPTOR-LIKE PROTEIN KINASE-like 1.4 isoform X1 — MIPSLRTRKPTKVMNPKVDRESFFMILVILLLSQIQGGICQADASYQTCSQPFRCANQQDMKYPFYGNDRPAYCGYPGFELDCQTDVPRITMKPLSYRVLSVDDNTHSLKVAREDLWNNICPDPLYNTTLNSDLFSFSSNSNDQNISLNYGCSGISSQTQPQPSEMPALFIFTCGQYGFSMISTPEAAVDLRRSLNCSSNIFVPVNQTAASVLARLLTGNTQLESGFSIQWSANNSNCQDCKDSGGVCGFNQNSESFACYCSNGTYPFTCSNTGNGKDSGNSSNNTGKIIGPALGGAALAGIIVGWLIFHSKEKRKKRIAGKSAQNTSKETSTHPSSKGLSAPNSTSFIRSIPSYPTSKSELGRGSTYFGAYLFSYAELEAATDNFDSSRELGDGGFGTVYYGNLPDGRAVAVKRLYENNVKRVDQFMNEVEILTKLRHQNLVTLYGCTSKRSRDLLLVYEYIPNGTVADHLHGNRSKSGLLSWQIRLKIAIETADALAYLHRSDIIHRDVKSNNVLLDNDFNVKVADFGLSRLFPADVTHVSTAPQGTPGYVDPEYYQCYQLTEKSDVYSFGVMLIELISSLQAVDTNRHRQDINLANMAINKIQNRNLSELVDASLGFETNSIVRRLVTLVAELAFRCLQQERDMRPSMGDVLEALRRIQNEDLNVDRVEIVDILVDDDTVLLKGAVDHPVSPDSVFKWNSSSTPDSSV, encoded by the exons ATGATCCCTTCCCTTCGAACAAGAAAACCAACGAAAGTGATGAACCCGAAAGTCGACCGAGAATCTTTCTTCATGATCCTTGTAATCCTCCTACTGTCACAAATCCAGGGTGGTATCTGTCAAGCTGATGCTTCGTACCAAACGTGCAGCCAACCATTTCGATGCGCCAACCAACAAGATATGAAATATCCCTTTTATGGAAATGATCGACCGGCGTATTGTGGATACCCAGGCTTCGAACTCGACTGCCAGACAGACGTTCCTCGGATCACCATGAAGCCACTATCGTATAGGGTATTGAGTGTCGATGACAATACGCACAGTCTCAAAGTAGCGAGAGAAGATTTATGGAACAACATTTGCCCAGACCCCCTCTACAACACCACCTTAAATTCCGATCTTTTCAGTTTTTCTTCAAATTCTAATGATCAGAATATCTCTCTGAACTATGGATGCAGCGGAATTTCGTCTCAGACTCAGCCACAGCCTTCGGAAATGCCAGCTTTATTTATATTCACTTGCGGCCAGTATGGCTTTTCCATGATTTCGACACCTGAAGCAGCTGTTGATCTGAGACGCTCTTTAAATTGTTCTAGCAATATCTTTGTTCCAGTGAACCAAACTGCAGCCAGCGTTTTAGCAAGGCTCTTGACGGGAAACACCCAGCTGGAAAGCGGGTTTTCGATACAGTGGTCGGCGAATAATAGCAACTGCCAGGATTGTAAGGACTCGGGTGGTGTGTGTGGGTTTAATCAAAATTCAGAATCTTTCGCTTGCTACTGCAGTAATGGAACTTATCCCTTTACTTGCAGTAACACTGGAAATGGAAAAG ATTCAGGAAATAGTTCGAATAACACAGGAAAGATAATTG GTCCAGCTCTAGGCGGTGCAGCTCTTGCTGGTATTATTGTTGGATGGTTAATTTTCCACTCTaaagagaagagaaaaaaaCGCATCGCAGGCAAATCTGCCCAAAATACTAGCAAAGAAACCAGCACTCACCCTTCAAGCAAAGGTCTCTCTGCTCCAAATTCAACAAGTTTCATCAGAAGCATCCCTTCATATCCAACATCAAAATCTGAACTTGGCAGGGGCAGTACTTACTTTGGTGCGTATCTCTTCAGCTATGCTGAACTTGAAGCAGCCACTGATAATTTTGATTCCTCTAGAGAACTTGGAGATGGAGGTTTTGGTACCGTATATTATG GGAATCTACCGGATGGCCGTGCTGTTGCAGTTAAACGTTTATACGAGAACAATGTGAAGCGAGTCGATCAGTTCATGAATGAAGTTGAGATTTTAACAAAGTTACGACACCAAAACCTTGTGACGCTATATGGATGCACATCCAAGCGAAGTCGGGACCTATTGCTAGTTTATGAATATATACCAAATGGAACAGTGGCTGATCATCTGCATGGAAATCGTTCCAAATCAGGGTTACTTTCTTGGCAGATTCGGTTGAAAATTGCTATTGAAACTGCAGATGCACTCGCTTATCTCCACAGATCAGACATCATTCATCGAGATGTGAAAAGCAACAACGTCCTTCTAGACAACGATTTCAATGTAAAAGTTGCTGATTTCGGTTTGTCAAGATTGTTCCCCGCTGATGTAACTCATGTGTCTACTGCCCCACAAGGAACGCCTGGCTATGTCGACCCTGAGTACTACCAGTGCTACCAACTCACCGAAAAAAGCGATGTCTATAGCTTTGGAGTGATGCTGATCGAACTTATATCGTCTTTACAAGCCGTGGATACCAATAGACACCGCCAGGATATCAACTTGGCCAACATGGCTATCAACAAGATTCAAAATCGTAACTTGAGCGAGTTGGTGGACGCAAGTCTTGGATTCGAGACAAATAGTATTGTGAGGAGGTTGGTCACACTGGTCGCAGAATTGGCTTTTCGGTGCTTACAACAAGAGAGGGATATGAGGCCCTCCATGGGAGACGTGCTCGAAGCTTTGAGAAGGATTCAGAACGAGGATTTGAACGTCGATAGGGTCGAAATAGTAGACATATTGGTGGACGACGATACAGTGCTTCTCAAGGGTGCCGTCGACCACCCTGTGTCGCCGGATTCAGTTTTCAAATGGAACAGCAGTTCAACTCCCGATTCTAGTGTGTGA
- the LOC140972637 gene encoding uncharacterized protein, whose protein sequence is MEKIPFTKSLSRQWRRRGYSRLSPTRRNLKAARFGGNLKRSWEVRIKRKLRLVRLVSPLKLWYSFKNAYTNMMLRLANTSHTANSGNLFGEKRIPKARDLKQTYTRSEFENRLVLEIYKSMVASLELSYNK, encoded by the coding sequence ATGGAAAAAATCCCATTCACGAAAAGCCTCAGCAGGCAATGGAGAAGAAGAGGATACAGTCGCTTATCCCCGACAAGAAGAAACCTGAAAGCAGCAAGGTTTGGTGGGAATCTGAAGCGTTCATGGGAAGTGAGAATCAAGCGTAAACTGCGCCTGGTGCGACTCGTCTCACCATTGAAACTGTGGTACAGTTTTAAGAATGCATACACGAACATGATGCTGAGGCTGGCCAATACCTCGCATACAGCCAACAGCGGGAACTTGTTCGGCGAGAAGAGAATCCCTAAAGCTCGTGATCTTAAGCAGACTTATACGAGAAGCGAATTCGAAAACAGATTGGTTCTTGAGATATATAAATCCATGGTGGCTTCTCTTGAGTTGAGCTACAACAAATAG
- the LOC140974313 gene encoding 2-hydroxyacyl-CoA lyase, translating to MAGSDHESPSTMVDGNTLAAMCLARAGIDKMFGVVGIPVTTLANRAVAQGVRFIAFHNEQSAGYAASAYGYLSGRPGVLLTVSGPGCVHGLAGLSNAQINSWPMVMISGSSEQSCIGRGDFQELDQIAAVKPFSKFSAKATDISKIPISVFSVIDWAVAGRPGGTYLDIPSDVLHQTVEESEAERLIAESLNSRDKDLVEKPKVNHSEIQKAAELLRKAERPLIVFGKGAAYAKAENELTMLVESTGIPFLPTPMGKGLLPDSHELAATAARSLAIGKCDVALVVGARLNWLLHFGEPPRWSKDVKFILVDVCKEEIELRNPTLGIVGDAKDVVEMIHKEIKDNPFVLGKNHPWVGDIKRKAKDNVAKMEAQLVKEVVPFNFMTPMRIIRDAISGMASPAPILVSEGANTMDVGRAVLVQTEPRTRLDAGTWGTMGVGLGYCIAAAVAAPDRLVVAVEGDSGFGFSAMEVETLVRYQLPVVVIVFNNDGVYGGDRRNPEEITGPHKDDPAPTSFVPGAAYHILLEAFGGKGYLVGTPDELKSALDESFSARKPTVINVTIDPYAGAESGRMQHRN from the exons ATGGCCGGCTCTGATCACGAAAGCCCGTCAACTATGGTGGATGGAAATACTCTTGCGGCCATGTGTCTGGCACGCGCCGGTATCGATAAGATGTTTGGAGTGGTGGGTATACCGGTTACCACACTTGCTAATCGTGCCGTAGCTCAGGGTGTCCGATTCATCGCCTTCCACAACGAGCAGTCGGCGGGCTACGCTGCCTCTGCCTACGGCTACCTCAGCGGACGTCCAGGTGTACTCCTGACGGTTTCTGGCCCTGGTTGTGTTCATGGCCTGGCTGGATTATCAAATGCCCAGATAAACTCCTGGCCGATGGTTATGATCTCCGGCTCCTCTGAACAGAGTTGTATCGGAAGAGGAGACTTCCAGGAGCTAGATCAAATTGCTGCCGTGAAACCCTTTTCCAAATTCTCCGCAAAGGCTACTGATATAAGCAAAATTCCGATTTCTGTTTTCAGTGTGATTGATTGGGCTGTAGCGGGTCGGCCCGGTGGGACTTACTTGGATATCCCGTCCGATGTTCTCCATCAGACGGTTGAGGAATCCGAGGCAGAAAGGTTGATTGCTGAATCCCTAAATTCAAGAGACAAAGATTTGGTCGAGAAGCCAAAGGTTAATCATTCCGAAATTCAGAAGGCAGCGGAGTTGTTGAGGAAAGCGGAGAGACCCTTGATCGTTTTTGGAAAGGGGGCAGCTTATGCTAAAGCTGAAAATGAGCTGACGATGTTAGTGGAAAGTACAGGAATTCCATTTTTGCCTACTCCCATGGGGAAGGGGTTGCTACCGGATTCGCATGAGCTGGCGGCTACTGCTGCAAGGTCTCTTGCTATTGGGAAATGTGATGTCGCATTGGTGGTTGGCGCGAGGCTTAACTGGCTGCTGCACTTTGGAGAGCCGCCGAGGTGGTCTAAGGATGTGAAGTTTATACTTGTTGATGTTTGTAAAGAGGAGATTGAATTGAGGAATCCAACGTTGGGTATTGTGGGGGATGCAAAAGATGTGGTGGAGATGATTCATAAGGAGATTAAGGATAATCCCTTTGTTCTGGGAAAGAATCATCCTTGGGTTGGGGACATTAAGCGCAAGGCTAAGGACAATGTGGCGAAAATGGAGGCGCAGTTGGTGAAAGAGGTGGTGCCATTTAATTTTATGACACCGATGAGGATTATTCGGGATGCGATTTCGGGCATGGCCAGTCCCGCACCAATATTGGTGTCTGAAGGAGCCAACACAATGGATGTCGGGCGAGCGGTTCTGGTGCAAACAGAGCCAAGAACTAGGTTGGATGCTGGGACTTGGGGGACAATGGGGGTCGGCCTTGGATATTGCATTGCTGCTGCAGTGGCAGCACCTGATCGGCTAGTGGTGGCGGTGGAGGGGGACTCTGGATTTGGATTCAGTGCGATGGAAGTCGAG ACATTGGTTCGTTATCAGTTGCCTGTGGTGGTCATAGTTTTCAATAATGATGGAGTTTATGGAGGTGACCGGAGAAACCCGGAAGAAATCACAGGACCACACAAGGATGATCCGGCCCCCACCTCTTTTGTTCCTGGTGCAGCATATCACATTCTCCTTGAAGCCTTTGGAGGAAAAGGCTATCTTGTAGGTACACCCGATGAACTAAAATCAGCACTTGACGAATCCTTTTCTGCAAGGAAACCTACTGTCATAAATGTTACAATCGATCCCTATGCTGGTGCTGAAAGTGGGAGAATGCAACATAGAAACTGA